The genome window TGCGCGGCCACGCTGCAGTCCTTGGGCAGCGGCATGCCGCGCAGGGCGCCGGCCTCTTCGTCCCACCAGGCCGCACCGACGCGGTCGACGCCGCGCAGACGGTACTTCTGCGACTTGCCGACATGCATGATCAACTTGAATTCGTTGGGGCTGACATCGCTGGTGCAGGTGCGCGAATAGCCCACGGTGGCCTGGGTGATGCCGTCGCCAGAGAGATCAGTGACCTTGGTCGCAGCACGGTCAAAGCGCAGGGATGCGTCGAACTCGCAATGCTGCACATCGTCGTAGAGCATCCACACGCGCTTGGGGCGGTTGCCGTCGATCAGGTACTGGGCCGCATACACGAACGCCGACTGGGTGCCGTCATCATCGCGCTCGCTGACTTGCTCGGCGAGCACCAGCAGGTTCTTGCCTTGTTTGTCGTCCCAGGTATAAGCGGCGATCTGCTTGCCGCGCACTTCGACACCGT of Pseudomonas azotoformans contains these proteins:
- a CDS encoding M949_RS01915 family surface polysaccharide biosynthesis protein codes for the protein MNSVQLLRGQLRPVLMGLLMSVACVTTVRADEGVALTSIDQVPDGVEVRGKQIAAYTWDDKQGKNLLVLAEQVSERDDDGTQSAFVYAAQYLIDGNRPKRVWMLYDDVQHCEFDASLRFDRAATKVTDLSGDGITQATVGYSRTCTSDVSPNEFKLIMHVGKSQKYRLRGVDRVGAAWWDEEAGALRGMPLPKDCSVAAQQALVSQYKEQGTELPLPGCYGDEKDFAKAPEAYLTFMRQHWFALMQKQDSEWSQTQVQPQEPTEDDGTAP